A window of Mucilaginibacter sp. PAMC 26640 contains these coding sequences:
- a CDS encoding O-acetylhomoserine aminocarboxypropyltransferase (catalyzes the formation of L-methionine and acetate from O-acetyl-L-homoserine and methanethiol): MSSLKFETLQLHAGQEVDPTTGARAVPLYQTTSYVFNNAEHGANLFALKEFGNIYTRLMNPTTDVFEKRIAALEGGVAALATASGQAAQFIALNNILQVGDNFVTSPFLYGGTYNQFKVAFKRLGIDVRFAKDDTAESIEPLIDEKTKAIYVETIGNPGFNIPDFEKLAELANKHDLPLIVDNTFAAGGYLFRPLQHGAHVVVESTTKWINGHGTSIGGAIVDGGTYNWGNGKYPQFTEPSEGYHGLVFADVFGVNGPFGNIQFIIRARVEGLRDFGPSQSPFNSWLNIQGLETLSLRVQRHVDNALELAKWLEQHPQVDKVNYPGLESSPQHALAKKYLKNGFGAVLSFELKGGKENASAVIDNLKLVSHLANVGDAKTLIIQPSATTHQQLSDTEQIAAGVTPALLRVAVGIEHIDDIKADFEQAFAKIAELEVA, translated from the coding sequence ATGTCAAGCTTAAAATTCGAAACTTTACAATTACATGCGGGCCAGGAAGTTGACCCAACTACAGGCGCGCGTGCAGTGCCTTTATACCAGACCACTTCTTACGTTTTCAACAACGCAGAGCACGGCGCAAACCTGTTCGCCCTAAAAGAGTTCGGCAATATTTATACCCGATTAATGAACCCGACGACCGATGTGTTTGAAAAACGCATAGCGGCATTAGAGGGTGGCGTAGCGGCTTTAGCTACTGCATCCGGACAGGCAGCGCAGTTCATAGCCTTAAACAACATTTTGCAGGTAGGCGATAATTTTGTAACCTCTCCATTTTTGTATGGCGGTACTTATAATCAATTTAAGGTAGCTTTTAAGCGCCTGGGGATTGATGTGCGTTTTGCAAAAGATGATACCGCAGAGAGCATCGAGCCGCTTATAGATGAAAAAACAAAAGCCATCTATGTAGAAACCATTGGCAATCCTGGTTTTAATATTCCTGATTTTGAAAAATTGGCGGAATTGGCCAATAAACACGATCTGCCGCTGATAGTGGATAACACATTTGCTGCGGGTGGTTACCTTTTTCGCCCGTTGCAACACGGTGCCCATGTAGTGGTAGAATCAACTACTAAATGGATCAATGGCCATGGAACAAGTATTGGTGGTGCTATTGTAGATGGCGGTACCTACAACTGGGGGAATGGCAAATACCCACAGTTTACGGAGCCGTCAGAAGGATACCACGGTTTAGTTTTTGCTGATGTATTTGGCGTTAACGGTCCCTTCGGAAACATTCAGTTCATTATTCGCGCCCGGGTGGAGGGCTTGCGGGATTTCGGTCCATCACAGTCGCCATTCAATTCCTGGCTAAACATCCAGGGACTCGAAACTCTTTCATTGCGTGTACAGCGCCATGTGGATAATGCGCTGGAACTGGCCAAATGGCTGGAACAACATCCGCAGGTGGACAAAGTAAACTACCCGGGGCTGGAGTCATCTCCGCAGCACGCACTTGCGAAAAAATATTTGAAAAATGGTTTCGGTGCGGTGTTGTCTTTCGAATTAAAGGGCGGCAAGGAAAACGCTTCAGCAGTTATCGACAATTTAAAGCTGGTTAGCCATTTAGCAAATGTTGGCGATGCAAAAACACTCATCATCCAGCCATCTGCAACCACCCATCAACAATTGAGCGATACGGAACAGATAGCCGCAGGCGTAACTCCTGCCCTGCTGCGCGTTGCAGTTGGCATTGAACACATTGATGATATAAAAGCTGATTTTGAACAGGCTTTTGCCAAAATAGCGGAATTAGAAGTAGCATAG
- a CDS encoding damage-inducible protein CinA — MLAEIITIGDEILIGQIVDTNSAWMAEKLNAAGIRIKQISSVSDDRDHILKALAEAATRADIILITGGLGPTKDDITKKTLADYFNVGMVLNEAALENVASIFKRYNRPLLEVNRKQAEVPANCEVILNKNGTAPGMWFNESGKIYVSMPGVPFEMKYMVEEQVIPKLKSVFDLPVIIHKTILTAGEGESFLAERIADIEDALPANIKLAYLPKLGQVRLRLSAYGNNEALLSAQVAEYAAKIVARVGQNVIAEEDIPLEKAVLNFMAKRGLTLSAAESCTGGYISHLITQHAGSSEVFFGGAVSYSYELKESVLGVRNETLWQNGAVSEETVKEMVEGALLNFKSDYAVAVTGVAGPGGGTEDKPVGTVWIAAANAGKTVTKKFTFGNKRIQNIERSAVAAFFMLITLLRETEK; from the coding sequence ATGCTTGCAGAAATTATAACCATTGGCGACGAGATACTAATAGGACAAATTGTTGACACCAACTCTGCCTGGATGGCTGAAAAGCTGAATGCTGCCGGCATCCGGATCAAGCAAATTTCGTCGGTGTCTGACGACCGGGATCATATTCTTAAAGCTTTGGCGGAAGCAGCAACCCGTGCCGATATTATTTTAATCACCGGCGGCCTTGGCCCAACAAAAGATGATATCACCAAAAAAACGCTCGCCGATTATTTTAACGTGGGGATGGTTTTAAATGAAGCCGCTCTTGAAAACGTTGCCAGTATTTTCAAAAGATATAATCGACCGCTGCTGGAAGTAAACCGCAAGCAGGCCGAAGTGCCTGCAAATTGCGAGGTAATACTTAATAAAAACGGCACCGCCCCCGGCATGTGGTTTAATGAGAGCGGCAAGATCTATGTATCGATGCCAGGGGTGCCATTCGAGATGAAATACATGGTAGAGGAGCAGGTGATACCGAAACTGAAATCGGTATTTGACCTCCCTGTTATCATTCATAAAACAATACTCACAGCAGGGGAAGGAGAATCTTTCCTGGCCGAAAGAATTGCTGATATTGAAGATGCATTGCCGGCCAATATCAAACTAGCCTACTTGCCTAAGCTTGGCCAGGTACGTTTACGTTTGAGCGCTTATGGCAATAATGAAGCTTTGCTGAGCGCACAGGTTGCGGAGTATGCTGCTAAGATAGTAGCGCGGGTAGGCCAAAATGTTATTGCCGAAGAAGACATCCCGCTGGAAAAAGCAGTACTCAATTTTATGGCAAAACGGGGCCTGACTTTATCAGCTGCTGAAAGCTGCACAGGAGGATATATCTCGCACCTCATTACCCAGCACGCGGGATCGTCAGAAGTGTTTTTTGGTGGTGCAGTATCCTACTCCTATGAATTAAAAGAGAGTGTTTTAGGGGTAAGAAATGAAACGTTATGGCAGAACGGTGCTGTAAGTGAAGAGACGGTAAAAGAAATGGTGGAGGGTGCTTTGCTAAATTTTAAATCGGATTACGCCGTAGCGGTAACAGGTGTTGCAGGCCCGGGTGGAGGCACTGAAGACAAGCCTGTTGGTACGGTATGGATTGCGGCGGCAAATGCGGGTAAAACGGTAACTAAGAAATTCACATTTGGCAATAAACGAATACAAAACATTGAAAGGAGTGCTGTAGCTGCATTTTTTATGTTGATTACTTTACTGCGGGAAACTGAAAAATAA
- a CDS encoding cystathionine gamma-synthase, whose protein sequence is MKIETIAIHAGNHIDETSKAVVQPIVTSTTFQRAEDGGYPGGHIYSRASNPNRALLENVIAKLEGGAEAAAFSSGNAAGMSVFQSLEPGTHIIAPDDMYHGLRNQLKQLFAGILEFDFVDVNDSEVLKAHIRPNTGLIWLETPSNPLLKVTDIKMVVAIAKFKNIRVVCDNTFATPLCQQPLALGVDIVMHSTTKYFGGHSDLMGGALITGITNDWWTKIRTVQTMGGAIPSPTDCYHLTRSIKTLPYRMRGHVRNAQLLAEYLENHDKVERVLYPGLQSHPQYEIAKAQMTGFGAVLSFLLKDGETEAKRVVNALELFTQATSLGGVESLIEHRASVEGPDTKTPFNLLRVSVGLEHIDDLIADLEQALG, encoded by the coding sequence ATGAAAATAGAAACTATCGCTATCCACGCCGGAAATCATATTGACGAAACCTCAAAAGCGGTTGTGCAGCCTATTGTAACATCCACCACTTTTCAGCGTGCCGAAGATGGCGGGTATCCCGGTGGCCACATTTATAGCAGAGCGTCCAACCCCAATCGCGCTTTATTAGAAAACGTGATTGCCAAACTGGAGGGCGGTGCAGAAGCAGCGGCTTTTTCGTCGGGAAATGCGGCAGGCATGTCAGTTTTTCAATCGCTGGAACCGGGTACGCATATCATCGCGCCGGACGATATGTATCATGGCCTGAGAAACCAGCTTAAGCAGCTGTTTGCAGGTATTCTGGAATTTGATTTTGTTGATGTAAATGATAGCGAAGTGCTGAAAGCCCATATTAGGCCAAACACCGGATTGATCTGGCTGGAAACACCATCAAACCCTCTCTTAAAGGTCACCGATATCAAAATGGTTGTTGCAATTGCGAAATTTAAAAACATAAGAGTGGTTTGCGACAATACCTTCGCTACGCCCCTTTGCCAGCAACCTTTGGCCTTAGGCGTTGACATAGTAATGCATTCCACTACTAAATATTTTGGCGGCCACAGCGATTTGATGGGCGGAGCGCTGATAACCGGAATCACTAACGACTGGTGGACTAAGATCCGAACGGTGCAGACTATGGGTGGCGCCATTCCTTCGCCTACCGATTGCTATCATCTCACAAGAAGCATTAAAACTCTCCCATACCGCATGCGCGGACACGTGCGCAATGCACAATTACTGGCGGAATACCTAGAAAATCACGATAAAGTAGAACGCGTGCTGTATCCGGGCCTGCAGTCGCACCCGCAGTACGAAATTGCCAAAGCGCAAATGACCGGTTTTGGGGCGGTATTGTCTTTCCTGCTGAAAGATGGGGAAACCGAAGCCAAACGGGTAGTGAATGCGCTTGAGCTTTTTACCCAGGCAACCAGCCTTGGCGGCGTAGAAAGTTTAATAGAACACCGTGCATCTGTTGAAGGGCCGGATACAAAAACACCTTTTAATTTATTGCGGGTTTCTGTTGGGTTGGAGCATATAGACGATTTAATTGCGGATTTGGAGCAGGCGCTGGGATAA
- a CDS encoding anti-anti-sigma factor yields MKYTVDKHEKYILIKLNESKLNSLVTPQLKSELILINTEGQRNIVLDLSQVKFADSSGLSSLLVGHRLCKNSNGSFILTGLNEAVARLVTISQLDNVLAIVPTCEEAIDLIFMDEIEKELKREIR; encoded by the coding sequence ATGAAATATACAGTTGATAAGCACGAGAAGTACATCCTTATTAAGCTTAACGAATCAAAATTAAATTCATTAGTTACCCCTCAGTTAAAGTCAGAGCTTATCCTGATCAATACTGAAGGGCAGCGCAATATCGTTTTAGATCTTTCGCAAGTTAAGTTTGCCGATTCGTCAGGCTTGAGTAGTTTGTTGGTTGGTCACCGTCTTTGTAAAAATTCCAATGGTTCGTTTATTCTCACCGGTCTTAATGAGGCTGTTGCACGTTTAGTAACCATATCACAATTAGACAACGTTCTAGCCATCGTCCCAACCTGTGAAGAGGCTATCGACCTTATTTTTATGGATGAGATCGAAAAAGAATTAAAAAGAGAAATCAGATAG
- a CDS encoding diapophytoene dehydrogenase — protein MAKYQLLLPKMGESVAEATVIKWMKNPGDYIEVDEAVMEIATDKVDSEVPSPVSGKLIEQLYEENDVVQVGSVIAVIETEPGNAEQSAINPGAATADSTPAPVTYSETVAADEPVKAPEPAPMPAAIQTPAQENPMSDIPGMSQLAAKEIQLTTTKYDNRFYSPLVKSIATQEGIGNQELDYIPGTGAEGRLTKDDLLAYVQTRTSGGGFKPPLASQANGQHGNVHNYPDVNLSKEPQSSPTQSKASVNITSPEKGPLTEAPAGDELKSASSTEPISVESAKATSTQEVPKIAAAQDSPKPATKPATSVSGGDEIIEMDRMRRLIADHMVYSKHTSPHVTSFVEADVTELVAWRERVKGAFEKREGQKLTFTPIFIEAVVKAIIALPMINVSVSGTQIIKKKNINISMATALPNGNLIVPVIKRADELSLLGIAKSVNDLANRARTGKLLPDDVKDGTFTITNVGSFGNVMGTPIINQPQVAILAVGAIKKKPAVIETPKGDAIAIRHMMFLSLSYDHRVVDGALGGTFVSKVAQYLENWDISRNV, from the coding sequence ATGGCCAAATACCAATTGTTACTGCCGAAGATGGGAGAAAGTGTTGCGGAAGCAACGGTAATTAAATGGATGAAGAATCCAGGCGATTATATCGAAGTTGATGAGGCAGTGATGGAGATCGCAACCGATAAGGTTGATTCTGAAGTACCTTCCCCGGTTTCTGGTAAGTTAATAGAACAACTTTACGAAGAAAACGATGTGGTACAGGTAGGTTCAGTAATAGCCGTAATCGAAACGGAACCTGGCAATGCTGAACAATCAGCAATTAACCCTGGTGCTGCTACAGCAGATAGCACACCGGCTCCGGTAACTTACTCAGAAACTGTTGCAGCAGATGAGCCGGTAAAAGCTCCAGAGCCAGCACCGATGCCTGCAGCTATCCAAACACCTGCGCAAGAAAACCCAATGTCTGACATTCCGGGAATGAGCCAATTGGCAGCGAAAGAAATTCAGTTAACAACTACAAAATACGATAACCGTTTCTATTCGCCTTTAGTTAAAAGCATCGCTACCCAAGAAGGAATTGGCAATCAAGAACTCGACTATATCCCGGGCACTGGAGCGGAGGGCCGCTTAACTAAAGACGACCTTTTAGCGTACGTTCAAACCAGGACATCAGGAGGTGGTTTTAAACCTCCTTTGGCATCACAAGCCAATGGTCAACATGGAAATGTTCATAATTACCCTGATGTAAACTTATCGAAGGAGCCACAGTCATCACCAACACAATCCAAAGCTTCTGTTAATATTACTTCGCCTGAAAAAGGTCCGCTAACGGAAGCACCTGCAGGGGATGAATTAAAATCGGCTTCCTCAACTGAACCTATAAGTGTGGAATCCGCAAAAGCGACTTCCACGCAGGAAGTACCCAAAATTGCAGCTGCACAGGATTCACCGAAGCCTGCTACAAAACCAGCAACATCGGTTTCGGGCGGAGATGAGATCATTGAAATGGACCGGATGCGCAGGCTGATTGCCGACCATATGGTTTATAGCAAACACACCTCGCCACATGTAACCTCATTTGTAGAAGCAGACGTGACCGAACTGGTGGCATGGCGAGAACGCGTAAAAGGTGCGTTCGAAAAACGTGAAGGGCAAAAGTTGACCTTTACGCCCATATTTATCGAGGCGGTTGTTAAAGCCATTATTGCGCTGCCGATGATTAACGTTTCGGTAAGTGGCACGCAAATCATCAAAAAAAAGAATATAAATATCAGTATGGCAACTGCTTTGCCAAACGGTAATTTAATTGTGCCGGTAATTAAACGCGCGGATGAACTGAGCCTGTTGGGTATAGCCAAATCTGTAAACGACCTGGCCAACCGTGCACGTACGGGTAAATTATTGCCAGACGATGTAAAGGATGGCACGTTCACTATCACTAACGTAGGATCTTTCGGGAATGTAATGGGGACACCTATTATCAATCAGCCTCAGGTAGCAATATTGGCAGTAGGTGCCATTAAAAAGAAGCCTGCGGTAATCGAAACGCCTAAGGGCGATGCCATAGCGATCAGGCACATGATGTTCCTGTCACTTTCATATGATCATAGGGTAGTGGATGGAGCATTGGGCGGTACTTTTGTAAGTAAAGTAGCTCAATACCTCGAAAATTGGGATATAAGCCGAAATGTATAG
- a CDS encoding ABC transporter permease, giving the protein MKISNETKIGALTAISITILILAYSFLKGNDVFSSSNKFYAVYRSVEGLTVSKPILVNGFQIGMVSKMQLHDDGRTTVEFKIQKDYKIPSNTLAKLESTDLLGGKAIVFELGNSPILAEDRDTLRADIQGSLAESLQPIQRKAEVLINKVDSAMGAINRILNPDFQKNVDKSFASIANSLQTLEGTTKKLDALVGAQSSHINQIMSNAEAVSGNLKTSTSHLDGIATNFKKFSTDLSNSNIKETLDNANKAVAELQATIAKVNGNQGSLGLLMNDTKVYDNLNSATKSLDNLLIDVKAHPSRYVNFSVFGKKGN; this is encoded by the coding sequence TTGAAAATATCAAACGAAACAAAAATTGGCGCACTTACTGCCATATCTATTACGATACTAATCCTTGCCTATAGCTTTCTAAAAGGAAACGACGTTTTTAGCAGCTCAAACAAGTTTTATGCAGTTTACCGGAGTGTAGAAGGCTTAACGGTTTCAAAACCTATACTGGTTAACGGATTCCAGATTGGAATGGTATCAAAAATGCAATTGCATGACGATGGCCGTACGACCGTTGAATTTAAAATTCAAAAGGACTACAAGATCCCCTCAAATACACTCGCTAAGTTAGAAAGCACCGACCTACTGGGCGGAAAGGCAATTGTTTTCGAATTGGGTAACAGCCCGATATTAGCCGAAGACCGGGATACCCTACGGGCTGACATACAGGGTAGCCTGGCGGAAAGTCTGCAGCCGATACAGCGCAAAGCTGAGGTATTGATCAATAAAGTTGACTCTGCAATGGGCGCTATAAACCGGATCCTGAACCCCGACTTTCAAAAAAACGTAGATAAGAGCTTTGCAAGCATTGCTAATTCACTGCAAACTTTGGAAGGAACAACCAAAAAGCTTGATGCACTGGTTGGTGCACAGAGCAGCCACATTAACCAGATCATGAGCAATGCGGAAGCTGTATCAGGTAACTTAAAAACGAGCACGTCGCACTTAGATGGTATCGCTACCAACTTTAAAAAGTTTAGCACAGACCTATCCAATTCCAATATTAAAGAAACGTTAGACAATGCTAATAAGGCCGTAGCGGAGTTACAGGCTACTATTGCCAAAGTGAATGGGAATCAGGGGTCGTTAGGTTTATTGATGAATGACACCAAAGTTTACGACAACTTAAATTCTGCTACAAAAAGCCTGGATAATTTGCTGATCGATGTAAAGGCACATCCTAGCCGTTATGTTAACTTCTCAGTATTTGGTAAAAAAGGAAATTAA
- a CDS encoding homoserine O-acetyltransferase has translation MSLQSFTYTGIFKLESGAKLQGLQVGFNTYGTLNKKKDNVVWVCHALTANSDVFDWWKGLFGANDYFNPDEHFVVCANVLGSAYGTTNPLDINPVSGVPYYLAFPAFTIRDIVHAHKLLADHLDIGEVGILMGGSLGGQQALEWSIIEPQRIKNLILIASNAKHSPWGIAFNESQRLAINADQTFSTGSPDGGSNGLKAARSIALLSYRGYKTYDISQQEDDNTITDNFKASSYQNYQGQKLVNRFNAYSYWYLTKAMDSHNVGRGRNGVDKALSLVKARTLVIGIKSDVLFPVEEQQYLFRHIPKSAFAELDSFYGHDGFLIDTQDLTNIITSFFKTDVKGKIIELQRTA, from the coding sequence ATGAGTTTACAAAGTTTTACCTACACGGGCATATTTAAACTGGAATCTGGAGCTAAACTGCAGGGATTGCAAGTTGGATTCAATACCTACGGTACCCTCAATAAAAAGAAAGATAACGTGGTTTGGGTATGCCATGCTTTGACGGCCAATTCGGATGTATTCGATTGGTGGAAAGGGCTTTTTGGTGCCAATGATTATTTTAATCCAGATGAGCATTTCGTAGTTTGCGCAAATGTCTTAGGGTCAGCCTATGGCACTACCAATCCTTTAGATATTAATCCAGTTTCAGGTGTGCCTTATTACCTGGCTTTTCCTGCATTTACCATCAGAGATATTGTTCATGCACATAAATTGCTAGCAGATCATTTAGACATTGGCGAAGTGGGCATATTAATGGGTGGCTCTTTGGGCGGCCAACAGGCTTTAGAATGGAGTATAATTGAGCCTCAGCGAATTAAAAACCTCATACTCATTGCATCTAACGCAAAACATTCACCATGGGGCATTGCCTTTAACGAATCACAGCGTTTGGCAATAAATGCCGATCAGACCTTTTCAACTGGCTCACCAGATGGTGGCAGTAATGGGTTAAAGGCTGCGCGCAGCATTGCATTATTATCCTACCGGGGATATAAAACATATGATATCTCCCAGCAGGAAGACGACAATACAATCACTGACAATTTTAAGGCATCCAGTTATCAGAATTATCAGGGACAAAAATTGGTAAACCGGTTTAATGCCTACAGCTATTGGTACTTGACTAAGGCCATGGACTCGCACAATGTAGGCCGCGGCAGAAATGGAGTAGATAAAGCGCTGAGTCTGGTTAAAGCGCGAACGCTGGTTATCGGCATTAAATCGGACGTTTTATTCCCGGTAGAGGAGCAGCAATACTTATTTAGACATATCCCTAAATCAGCCTTTGCCGAGCTGGATTCATTTTACGGGCACGATGGCTTTTTAATTGACACACAAGATTTAACAAATATCATCACATCGTTTTTCAAGACAGATGTAAAGGGAAAAATTATAGAATTGCAAAGAACAGCTTAA
- a CDS encoding homoserine dehydrogenase → MSKKLNIGLFGFGVVGQGLYDIIRTKNLNLEIVKIAIKNPGKLRTLPQELFTTDKEELLNNPEINTIVELINDTEAAYEIVSRALASGKNVVSASKKMIATYLNELIALQEKHGTSLLYEGAVCGSIPIIRNLEEYYDNELLHSISGIFNGSSNYILSKGFLESLDYTSALKQAQDLGFAETDPISDVGGYDSKFKLVIAAAHAYGLVIDPKEVFNMGIQNLAANDIQYAREKNLKIKLVPIAKELDTRNIAMFVLPKFVNETEFLYNVEYEYNGVTVQAAFADQQFFFGKGAGGHPTGSAVLSDIAALRYDYGYEYKKAKAVRDLHFTNNIEINIYLRYEDEALVESLGFEYIKERFYSGSYKFVIGKINLQKLIDHQQRILDNKAFVAFADQLTGVSLAPAKIQDAEVF, encoded by the coding sequence ATGAGTAAGAAACTAAATATTGGCCTATTCGGATTTGGAGTTGTAGGCCAGGGATTATACGATATCATCCGGACTAAAAATCTTAACCTTGAAATAGTAAAGATTGCTATAAAAAATCCCGGAAAACTCCGCACCCTGCCGCAGGAACTTTTTACAACCGATAAGGAAGAACTCTTAAATAACCCGGAGATCAACACAATTGTTGAACTCATTAATGACACGGAGGCCGCCTACGAGATTGTATCGCGGGCGTTGGCATCGGGCAAAAATGTGGTATCGGCCAGCAAGAAAATGATTGCTACCTACCTCAACGAACTAATTGCACTGCAAGAAAAACACGGCACCTCATTGCTGTATGAAGGCGCAGTATGCGGCAGCATCCCCATCATCCGTAACCTGGAAGAATATTACGATAATGAGCTGCTGCACTCTATTAGTGGTATTTTTAATGGATCATCAAATTATATTCTCTCCAAAGGCTTTTTGGAAAGTTTAGATTATACAAGCGCCCTTAAACAAGCACAGGACCTGGGCTTTGCGGAAACCGACCCCATCTCGGATGTTGGCGGCTATGATTCCAAATTTAAACTGGTGATTGCGGCAGCGCACGCATACGGTTTAGTAATTGATCCAAAAGAGGTTTTCAATATGGGCATTCAAAATCTTGCGGCGAACGATATTCAGTATGCCAGGGAAAAGAATTTGAAGATAAAGCTGGTGCCGATTGCCAAAGAATTGGATACACGCAACATTGCCATGTTTGTATTGCCAAAATTTGTAAACGAAACCGAATTTTTGTACAACGTAGAGTACGAATATAATGGCGTAACCGTCCAAGCGGCTTTTGCAGATCAGCAGTTTTTCTTTGGCAAAGGTGCGGGCGGGCATCCTACAGGTTCGGCAGTGTTGTCAGATATCGCTGCGCTGCGATACGACTATGGTTATGAATACAAAAAAGCCAAAGCCGTGCGCGATCTTCATTTTACCAACAATATTGAGATCAATATCTATTTGCGGTATGAAGATGAAGCTTTAGTGGAATCCCTTGGATTTGAATATATAAAAGAGCGATTTTATTCGGGCAGTTATAAATTCGTCATCGGAAAGATCAATTTGCAAAAACTAATCGACCACCAGCAACGTATATTAGACAATAAGGCATTCGTAGCCTTTGCCGATCAGTTAACAGGGGTCAGTTTAGCTCCGGCAAAAATACAGGATGCTGAAGTTTTTTAG
- a CDS encoding ribonuclease Z — MKFEVTILGSSSATPIFNRNPTAQILNINEKLYLVDCAEGTQQQMLRFDIKGSRIDYIFISHLHGDHYLGLVGLLSSLHLNGRKKALRLFCPPALKEIVDLQLRVSETTLHYPLEYVFTSADRSELILDNQDITVETIPLDHRIPTTGFLFKQKKRLRKLIKEKVEELAIPVQYYTALKKGRDYEAPDGTVFSNETLTNDSDEPKSYAYCSDTLYTEKYLAQINAATLLYHEATFLNDMLDRANQTHHTTALQAGEVAARTNAGKLIIGHFSARYKMLDELLTEAQSIFPNTELATEGRTFIISD, encoded by the coding sequence ATGAAATTCGAAGTAACGATACTGGGCAGCAGCTCTGCAACCCCCATATTTAACCGTAACCCTACAGCGCAGATACTCAATATCAATGAGAAATTGTACCTTGTTGACTGTGCAGAGGGTACCCAACAACAAATGCTGCGCTTCGATATTAAGGGCAGCCGGATAGACTATATTTTTATCAGTCACCTCCACGGCGACCATTACCTCGGCTTAGTCGGCTTGTTATCGTCCCTGCACCTGAACGGGCGCAAGAAGGCACTCAGGTTGTTTTGCCCGCCCGCTTTAAAAGAGATCGTAGATTTGCAGTTGCGCGTATCAGAAACTACGCTCCATTATCCTTTAGAGTACGTTTTTACTTCTGCTGACAGAAGTGAATTGATTCTGGACAATCAGGATATCACAGTCGAGACAATCCCGCTTGATCACCGTATTCCAACAACAGGCTTTCTGTTTAAACAAAAGAAACGTCTTCGCAAACTGATTAAGGAAAAAGTCGAAGAATTGGCCATTCCTGTGCAGTACTACACGGCGTTGAAAAAGGGCCGCGATTATGAAGCTCCGGACGGAACGGTTTTCAGCAACGAAACCTTGACCAACGATTCAGATGAGCCCAAGTCCTACGCCTATTGTTCTGATACGCTCTATACGGAAAAGTATCTTGCCCAGATAAACGCTGCTACATTGCTATATCATGAGGCAACCTTTTTGAACGATATGCTAGACAGGGCAAATCAAACGCATCATACAACAGCTTTGCAGGCAGGTGAGGTGGCAGCCCGTACAAATGCCGGTAAACTCATCATAGGCCACTTCTCGGCCCGTTATAAAATGCTGGATGAGTTGCTGACCGAAGCCCAAAGCATCTTTCCTAATACGGAGCTGGCGACAGAAGGCAGAACGTTTATCATATCAGACTAA